The following is a genomic window from Bacteroidales bacterium.
TCAAAAATGGAAAAGACATGAGTCCATGGTTGCTGAACAAGAGAATTAATCAATTTTAAATCGGGTTACTACAATGGCAAACGACAAACTTCAGATAAATAAGCTTTTTGCTCTCTCATCAGAAAACAGAAAATTCAGTTTCTCTATGCCCCTCAAGCATACTATTAAGATTGGAAAAAGAGAGTATGAGGTAAAACTCAAGTCGGATGAGAAGCTGGGAACCTACATTCTCTGGAAAAACCGTAAGTATCCGGTTGAGATTATTCGTTCGCGTCAGAATAAATATGAGATTCTGTTCAATGATATAAGCTACACGTTTACTGTTGAGACTCCATTCTCTCTACAGAGGATGAAAGTTCTCAACTCTAAAAAGGGTAAAGTTGTTCAGGAATTTGTTAAGGCTCCAATGCCAGGCAAAATCATTGATGTACTTGTCAGGGAGGGAGCTACAGTTACACGAGGAGAAGCTGTCGTAATTCTTGAGGCAATGAAGATGCAGAATGAAATTCTGGCCCCTGTCAGCGGAACAATAGTAAAGGTCTACGCAAAAGCTAACACAAATGTTATGAAGGATGATCTTCTGGTGGAAATCA
Proteins encoded in this region:
- a CDS encoding acetyl-CoA carboxylase biotin carboxyl carrier protein subunit, with the protein product MANDKLQINKLFALSSENRKFSFSMPLKHTIKIGKREYEVKLKSDEKLGTYILWKNRKYPVEIIRSRQNKYEILFNDISYTFTVETPFSLQRMKVLNSKKGKVVQEFVKAPMPGKIIDVLVREGATVTRGEAVVILEAMKMQNEILAPVSGTIVKVYAKANTNVMKDDLLVEIKL